A window from Megalobrama amblycephala isolate DHTTF-2021 linkage group LG21, ASM1881202v1, whole genome shotgun sequence encodes these proteins:
- the si:ch211-222l21.1 gene encoding prothymosin alpha isoform X1, giving the protein MADTAVDTTTTPEVTAKDLKEKKEVVEEAAEAAKENGSEDAPANGNGTTTNGASHEEEETNEDEEGGDDEEAGEAEEEEKNGAEEKADEHPVKRPAEEEEAVETKKQKTEENGDSTEAEVKA; this is encoded by the exons ATGGCTGATACCGCTGTTGACACAACCACCACTCCCGAGGTCACCGCAAAG GAcctgaaagaaaagaaagaggtTGTTGAAGAGGCAGCGGAGGCCGCGAAGGAAAACGGCAGCGAAGACGCACCTGCCAATGGAAATGGAACA ACTACTAATGGTGCTTCACATGAAGAAGAGGAAACCAATGAGGATGAAGAGGGTGGGGATGATGAGGAGG CAGGAGAggcagaggaggaggagaagaacGGTGCTGAGGAAAAGGCAGATGAACATCCAGTGAAACGTCCAGCGGAAGAGGAG GAGGCAGTGGAAACAAAGAAACAGAAGACAGAGGAGAACGGCGACTCCACAGAGGCTGAAGTCAAAGCTTAA
- the si:ch211-222l21.1 gene encoding prothymosin alpha isoform X2, which yields MADTAVDTTTTPEVTAKDLKEKKEVVEEAAEAAKENGSEDAPANGNGTTTNGASHEEEETNEDEEGGDDEEGEAEEEEKNGAEEKADEHPVKRPAEEEEAVETKKQKTEENGDSTEAEVKA from the exons ATGGCTGATACCGCTGTTGACACAACCACCACTCCCGAGGTCACCGCAAAG GAcctgaaagaaaagaaagaggtTGTTGAAGAGGCAGCGGAGGCCGCGAAGGAAAACGGCAGCGAAGACGCACCTGCCAATGGAAATGGAACA ACTACTAATGGTGCTTCACATGAAGAAGAGGAAACCAATGAGGATGAAGAGGGTGGGGATGATGAGGAGG GAGAggcagaggaggaggagaagaacGGTGCTGAGGAAAAGGCAGATGAACATCCAGTGAAACGTCCAGCGGAAGAGGAG GAGGCAGTGGAAACAAAGAAACAGAAGACAGAGGAGAACGGCGACTCCACAGAGGCTGAAGTCAAAGCTTAA